The DNA segment AAATTGGCCAATCAATACGCAGCTGCCAATCCCGGCGATGTGTTTTTGATCAACATCCATACGGGTGGTTTTGCCAACCCCGGATCGGGTCAGCCGAACTACACCACTTCTTTTGGAGCGGCTATCGCAGGTCAAACGAACCTGACGGGTTATCCGTCCGGCACGATCAACCGTCAGGATTTTAGTCCTACCTATTCGCAAAACACGAGTGGCACGGCCATGAATCGCAGTGACTGGGACGATGCCGGCGACCTTGTTTTGAATGACTCTAGTTACGTTAACCTTGCCGTTGAGGGAACTATCGACGTTGCCGCACAAACTTTGACCGTTGACGTTGAATTGTTCTACACCGGAGACGGTGCGCCGCAGAATAAATTGAACGTAGCCGTATTGCAAAACGGTGTCCCGGGTCCACAAGTAGGTGCTGCTACTTTGTACCCTGAGATGTTGAATCCAGACGGAACGTACAACCACATGCACATGCTGCGTCACTTGATGGCCGGTCAGTGGGGTGATGATATCGACACCACCGATGCGGGAACGCTGGTATCGCGTTCATATACTTGGAACATTCCGGCCAGTATCAACGGTGTACCGGTCGACTTGAGCAATTTAGAGATCGTGGCTTTCGTTGCGGAAGGACAGCAATTCATCGTTTCAGGAGTTGATGGTCCTATCGACTTCGTCAACTTCCCATTCCAAACGAACGCTCGTGTACTCGACGTAAGTTCAGAGCAAGAAGTTTGTGCTTTGGAGTTGAATCCACAAGTTACCGTTCAAAACTGGGGTGGCGACACGTTGACCAGTATCGAGTTCAGCTACGACGTTAATGGATCTGGAGCCATGACCTACACTTGGACCGGTCAACTCGCTCCTTTGGCCTCTGCTACGGCTTCATTGCCTACCATTAGCTTTATGGATAACGGCACCAACACCTTGAACGTGTACATCATCAGCACGAACGGATCTGCCGATCAAAACGCATCCGACAACATCGGTTCTATCGGAAGTATCGTTCAGAACTCAGGATTGGGTAATTTGCGTCTCATCATGCGTCAAGACCGCTACGGAGAGGAGATCACTTGGAGAATCCGCAACGAGGCCGGTCAAATCGTAGAAAGTGGTGGACCATACCAACAGCTTTTATCTAACGGAACACAAGACCACATTCACGTTTTGAATTTGACCGACGTAGAGTGCCACAGACTTGAAGTACTCGACAGCTACGGTGACGGAATCAACTCAGGATACGGAAACGGTAAGTACTGGATCGAGCAAGCTGACTTGATCAGAATCATTGAAGGTGATGGCGTTTATACGGCGAGCATCGACCACCCATTCGATTACACGGCTACGGTCGGAATCGAAGAAGAAGCGTTGAGCGGTGTTGAATTGTATCCTAATCCGACGGATGAGCTCACGACATTGAGTATCGAGTTGGCCGGAAATGACGATGTAACGTATACCGTTGTTAATGCATTGGGGCAAGTTATGGCTACTGCAACAGTAAGCGGAACGGCCGGAATCAACAACATCGAGTTGAACACGAGCAACTGGGAAACCGGCTTGTACTACATCAACCTCGAATACAACGGACAGCAATCTGTGGAGAAACTGAACGTTATCCACTAAGCTCGTTGAATTGAATAGTTGTACAGCAGTCCCGGCGCTCATAGGTCCGGGACTGCTGTACTTCATTACACAAAACCTGAACCGATGAAAAAGCTCTTCTTCTCTCTCCTGATCTTGGGTTCGGTGACCTTTGCATCTGCGCAAGCCACTTTGCCCTCGGTAGATCTCCAAAACTTGGAAGGTTCCATCGTGAACACGAACGAATGGAACAACGAAGGAAAACCGATGATCATCAGCTTTTGGGCAACGTGGTGTAAGCCCTGTGTTACGGAACTCACTGCAATTCACGACGAATACATCGACTGGGTCGATGAAACAGGTGTGAAACTGATCGCTGTTTCGATTGATGATACCCGTAACTCCATGCGCGTGGCTCCTTTCGTAAACGGTCGAGGTTGGGAATACGAGATCTACCTCGACCCCAATGCCGATTTCAAACGCGCCATGAACGTGGGAAATATTCCGCATACTTTTTTGGTCGACGGAAACGGAAACGTGGTTTGGCAACACAGTGGATACGCGCCCGGCGATGAAGCCGAGCTCTACGATATGGTCGTTCGCCTAGCGAACGGCGATGAAGTAGAACACTAAACTCCGGAGTATGCGTATTGAACGAGTACTACTCACTCTGGCCATCGTAGGTGCCGGATCTTCTCTTTCGGCTCAAAACGATCAAATCGACCTGGGCCAAATTCACGGAAACTTTCAGACAGACTTTCAGTATTACCGCGAAGATACCCTGATCGGCGCACCGGACGTGCCCGAAGACTTTTTGTTGAACGGCTTCATGAACCTGAACTACACCCGCGGAAATTTCCGCGCCGGAGTTCGTTTCGAGAGCTATGAAAACGCCTTACTTGGTTTCGATCCAAGGTATAAAGGTACCGGCATCCCCTATCGCTATGCAACGTATACTCAAGACGATTGGGAGATCACCGCCGGTAACTTCTACGAACAGTTTGGGTCGGGATTGATCTTCCGCGCATACGAAGAGCGAGGACTAGGGTTCGACAATGCCATGGACGGACTTCGAGTGAAGTTTCAACCTACCCGAGGAGTTCGACTTACCGGGATCATCGGACAACAGCGATACTACTTCGATAAGGGCGACGGAATCGTACGCGCTATCGACGTAGATTGGAACCTGAATGAATCGATCGACACTTTGTCGAACAGCCCATGGCGAGTGATCTTGGGTGGATCCTTCGTTTCAAAATACCAAGAGGATCGCGATCCGCGGTACAATCTTCCCTTGAACGTCGGCTCCTGGGTGGGTAGAGCAACGATCAGCCGCGGACGTTGGACCCTCTACACAGAGGCCGCGTACAAGATCAACGACCCCGGTACGGTCAACAACTACATTTACAAAGATGGACATGCAATTTTGGTCAACCTGACCTATTCTCGCAAGGGTTTGGGCATATTACTTGCCGCAAAGCGCATCGACAACATGAACTACCGGAGCGATAGAACCGCCACCGTAAACGATCTGCTCATCAACTATTTGCCGGCGATGACCAAGCAGCACATCTATCGTTTACCGGCGCTGTATCCGTATGCTACCCAGCCCAACGGCGAAATGGGCTTACAAACCGAGATCACTTATACGTTCAAACGCGACAGCCCGCTGGGCGGACGCTACGGAACTCAGGTCGCCATAAATTACTCGGTAGCACAATCGCTAGACCTGAACCCATTGAACGACACCACCGGTGTTTATGAGCCTGGTACCGATGGCTACGAAAGCAGCTTTTTCTCTTGGGGCGATGAACGCTATTTCCAGGACTTCAACATCGAGATCACCAAAAAGCTCAATAAAAAGTGGAAGCTCGTAGGAACCTACATTTACGAAGAGTACAACAAGCAAGTGATCGAAGGAAAACCCGGATTCGTGTACATGCAAGCGGCGATCCTCGAAGCACAATACAAGCTCAGCAGAGAGCATACGTTGCGTTTTGAGGCACAGGGAATGTGGACCGATCAGGATCGCGGCGACTGGGCCATGTTGCTCGTCGAATACAGCATATCACCGCATTGGTTCTTCGCCATCCAGGATGCCTACAACTACGGCAACCCCGAAGAGGCAAAGCAAATCCACTACTACATCCTCTCCATGGGATATACCCGAGGCGGAACCCGCTTCTTGGCCAACTACGGAAAGCAACAAGAGGGTATTTTCTGCGTTGGTGGTGTATGTAGAAACGTGCCGGCCAGTAATGGTTTAAGTGTAACCATCACCTCAACATTCTAAGGCATGAAAAAACTCAATGCACTATTCATTCTGGTTTTCGGCCTCGCGGCCGGATGCGATTATATCGACGACCCCATTCAAGGCGGCAACGGCGGTGGACCTAACCCCTCCGATTCACTCGTACAAAAAGTGCTGGTCGAAGATTACACCGGACACAAATGCCCAAACTGCCCCGATGCGGCCAGTTTAGCCGAGGATCTCAAGGCTATTTATGGCGATCAAGTGGTCGTAGTGGCAGTTCACGCAGGTTTTTTCGCCAGTCCGAGTACCGGGTTCGAAACCGATTTTACCACGCCCGAAGGCGAAGCTATGAACTCCTTTTTCGGATTTGCCGCGTACCCCTCCGGAATGGTCAATCGTAAAGGCTATCCGGGCCAGCATGTCTTGAACTTCCAAGCCTGGCCACCGGAGGTCGCCGATGCAATTCCTGAAACACCACGAGCCGATCTCAACCTCAAGGCTGAGCTCAATGGAAACACGATCACGGCTGATGTTGAAGTCATTTACCAAACCGACTTAGACGGTGACTATGCCGTTGTGGTTTGGGTGACCGAGGACGGTATCATTGCCCCTCAAGTGTACGTCGGACAAACCATCCCGGATTACGAGCACAATCACGTACTGCGCACATCGCTCAACAGCACTTGGGGCGATACTTTAAGTAGTGGTCCGGTCGATATATTAACTCCATACGAGGCCACCTTCAGTACCACTTGGAACAGCGATTGGAATGAGCAAAACTGCCATGTGGTAGCTTTCCTATACGATTTGGAGACCTACGAGGTTATTCAGGTGGAGGAAATAAAGCTGTAATTGTCTAACTTATTGGCTCTATGAGTAAAGCATACTACGGCATTTTACTGAGCTTGTTCGTCATCGCCGCTTGCAATAAAAGCAATGATGGTCCTGATAAACCTACAATGGGAACTAAATCTGTGGTTCAACGATTTCTCGTTGAAAACTACACTGCACATAGAGCCGTGAATTCCCCGGCTTTGACTTTCCGCATTGACAGCCTAAAAGGATTCTATGGCGATCAAATGACCGTGGTTTTCGTCCACGCCGAGAGCTTTGCAGCTCCTAGTGCGGAGTTTCCGGCTGATTACCGAACACCATCAGGAGATGAGCTCATTGCTTTTTGGCAGGCTCTATCAATACCCTCGGCAATGCTCAATAGGGCCGATTTTCCCGGCAATCACTGGCTCTATTCGAATTCTTTGGACACTGCAGTAGCCAGCGCATCGCAACAATTGAGCGGTGCAGAGCTCCAAATATCTGCTCAAGTAAGTGGCGGTAATTTAAACTGCGACATTGAGGTCCTGTACCAATACCGACATG comes from the Flavobacteriales bacterium genome and includes:
- a CDS encoding Omp28-related outer membrane protein, with product MSKAYYGILLSLFVIAACNKSNDGPDKPTMGTKSVVQRFLVENYTAHRAVNSPALTFRIDSLKGFYGDQMTVVFVHAESFAAPSAEFPADYRTPSGDELIAFWQALSIPSAMLNRADFPGNHWLYSNSLDTAVASASQQLSGAELQISAQVSGGNLNCDIEVLYQYRHEGQYAVVLWILEDSLVSPQLTPAGVDSTYTHNNVLRASITDTSGDTLSIGTVNLNSPYQKAYTTVWNADWNEQNCSVVAFLYDLDTYEFIQVEEITL
- a CDS encoding TlpA family protein disulfide reductase translates to MKKLFFSLLILGSVTFASAQATLPSVDLQNLEGSIVNTNEWNNEGKPMIISFWATWCKPCVTELTAIHDEYIDWVDETGVKLIAVSIDDTRNSMRVAPFVNGRGWEYEIYLDPNADFKRAMNVGNIPHTFLVDGNGNVVWQHSGYAPGDEAELYDMVVRLANGDEVEH
- a CDS encoding Omp28-related outer membrane protein; amino-acid sequence: MKKLLLGVAAMTSFAAFAQLPVSTAPENRNVVLEEFTGINCPWCPDGHKLANQYAAANPGDVFLINIHTGGFANPGSGQPNYTTSFGAAIAGQTNLTGYPSGTINRQDFSPTYSQNTSGTAMNRSDWDDAGDLVLNDSSYVNLAVEGTIDVAAQTLTVDVELFYTGDGAPQNKLNVAVLQNGVPGPQVGAATLYPEMLNPDGTYNHMHMLRHLMAGQWGDDIDTTDAGTLVSRSYTWNIPASINGVPVDLSNLEIVAFVAEGQQFIVSGVDGPIDFVNFPFQTNARVLDVSSEQEVCALELNPQVTVQNWGGDTLTSIEFSYDVNGSGAMTYTWTGQLAPLASATASLPTISFMDNGTNTLNVYIISTNGSADQNASDNIGSIGSIVQNSGLGNLRLIMRQDRYGEEITWRIRNEAGQIVESGGPYQQLLSNGTQDHIHVLNLTDVECHRLEVLDSYGDGINSGYGNGKYWIEQADLIRIIEGDGVYTASIDHPFDYTATVGIEEEALSGVELYPNPTDELTTLSIELAGNDDVTYTVVNALGQVMATATVSGTAGINNIELNTSNWETGLYYINLEYNGQQSVEKLNVIH
- a CDS encoding Omp28 family outer membrane lipoprotein, giving the protein MKKLNALFILVFGLAAGCDYIDDPIQGGNGGGPNPSDSLVQKVLVEDYTGHKCPNCPDAASLAEDLKAIYGDQVVVVAVHAGFFASPSTGFETDFTTPEGEAMNSFFGFAAYPSGMVNRKGYPGQHVLNFQAWPPEVADAIPETPRADLNLKAELNGNTITADVEVIYQTDLDGDYAVVVWVTEDGIIAPQVYVGQTIPDYEHNHVLRTSLNSTWGDTLSSGPVDILTPYEATFSTTWNSDWNEQNCHVVAFLYDLETYEVIQVEEIKL